A window of uncultured Gellertiella sp. genomic DNA:
CGGACGTCATAGCAGATGGCAAAGCCGAGCCCGGCAAAGGGCAGCGAAGCGGTCTTCACCTCGCTGCCGGGGCAATAGACCGCACTTTCCCGCCAGCTTTCGCCATTGTCGAGATCGACATCGAACATGTGGATCTTGTCATAGCTGAGCACCCGCTTGCCTTCAGGCGAGAACACATAGCCACGATTGGCAATGAACCCGTCGCCGCGATCAATCGCCGTCGACCCGATGTGGAGAAAGATCCCGCAGTCGCGCGACAGGCGTGCCGCGGCGGCGACCACCGGATCATCTTCCTCGCGGCGCAGGATTTCCATCAGCCCGGCACGGTTCTTCTGCAAGGCGCCGGTCATCTCCGGTGTCTGGACATAGACAGCCCCCTGATCGGCCGCTGCGCGCACCAGCCGCTCCATGCTGGCGATATTGCGCGCGGGATCGGTGCCCGAACACATCTGCACTGCGGCGACCCGGATGACCATCCATCAGGCTCCCGCAGAAAGAAGCGGATCGAGCTTGCCGCTCCGGTCCAGCGCATGGATATCGTCGCAGCCGCCGAGATGCTGGCCATTGACGAAGACCTGCGGAAAGGTGCTGCGACCCGACCGCTCGATCATTTCCTGCCGAAAGGCGGGGTTTTCACTGGCGTTGAATTCCTTGAAGTCCGCTCCCTTCGAGCCGAGCAGGCTCTTGGCCTGGGTGCAATAGGGGCACCCGTTGCGGGTATAGATGATCACGTCTGCCATGTCTTGCTCACTCCGGTCGGGCAGGAAACCTGTCCGCGATACGAGGTCATATACCTGTCATATAAGATCCGAAATGGCCATTGCAAAGCTCAAAACCGTGATGTCGCGAGCGCCGGCACGCCGGAGGGTCCGGGCAACCGCATTGACCGTCGCCCCGGTTGTATAGACGTCATCGACCAGCACCACCCGTTTGCCCGCAAGAGCCATTTTGCCCTCCTCCGTGACCTTGAAGGCACCACGCACATTTTCAAGCCGCGCCCTGCGGCCAAGCCCCACCTGCCGGTCGGTGCGCCTCGCCCGGATCAGGCCATGTGCCAGATAGGGTCGACCCGACTGCTGGGCGACCGCACGGGCAAGCTCGGCGGACTGGTTATAGCGCCGGAAAAACAGCCGGAACCGATGCAACGGCACCGGCAGGACAAGATCGGCCAGCGCCAGTTCCTCCGCCCCCGCCCGGCACATCCAGCCTGCCATCATCGGCGCGAGATCGGTGCGGTCGCTGTATTTCAGCGCATGAACCAGCACGCGGGCGACATTTTCATGCAGGGCAACGGACCGCAGCCGGTCGAAATCCGGCGGCTCGGCAATCGCCTTTGGCGAAACCGCATCGGCACCAGGGTCGAAGGAAAACGGCATGCCGAGCACGGCACAATAGGGTTTCTCGATGAACCGGATCGATGACCAGCAGAAGGGACAGAGGCTGCGATGGCTGCCATTCAGGATGCCGCAACCCGGGCAGATCGGGGGATAGAGGAAATCAGACACGGCCTTGCCTGCCCGCAGGACCATGTCTCCCAAGTCATCTCTGGACAAACCGGCTGGTTTCTGGAAGCGCAATCCCCACATGTCCTGTCCCCAGACTCTAGTGCCCTTTGTTTTCATTTGTCTTTTCGGGAAAACCGGATTCCACTTTTCCCTGACAAACGCTATGTTCTCCCTGATGATTGACAATAGGCCTTCGCTTGCGGCAAGGCGAGGCAAAACCTGACAGGATCTCTCAATGGATGCGCTTTTCGACACGGATCTCATCGGCCAGCGCCGCCGGCGCGCGCTCACGCAACCGGTCGACGGCGCGGATTTCCTGCTGCGGCTTGTTGCCGACGAACTGGCGGAACGTCTGGCCGTGGTGGAACGACATTTCGATGTGGCAGTGGAACTGCATGGAGCGACCGGCATTGTCGGAGATGCCTGCCTGAAAACCGGCAAAATCGGCCTTTTGCGACGTCTGGAGCTTCCTGATGCCTATGCGGGCAATCCTGACGGTGTCGAACCTGCACCGCTCGAGACCCTGCCGCTCGGGCCGGAATCGGTGAACCTGATCCTTTCGCCATTGATGCTGCACCTGACCAATGACACGCCGGGCGTGCTGATCCAGGCGCGCCGCGCACTGAAGCCGGATGGCCTGTTTCTGGCCGCCATACCGGGCGCAGGCACGCTTCAGGAACTGAAGGAGGTGCTGCTGGCGACCGAAGTGGAGATATCGGGTGGTGCCAGCCCGCGCGTCGCACCCTTTGCCGATGTACGCGACATGGGAGCGCTGATGCAGCGGGCCGGTTTCGCCCTGCCTGTTGTCGATACCGAGCCAAGGACGGTGCGCTATGCCTCGCTCTTCCCGTTGATGCGCGATCTGCGTGCGATGGGCATGACCAATGTGCTGACCAACCGCAGCCGCGTGCCGTTGACGCGGGCGTTTTTCGTGCGGGCGGCGGAGATTTATGCGGAGCGTTTCAGCGATGCGGACGGGCGGATCAGGGCAACGTTTTCCGTCCTCTATGCCTCCGGCTGGGCCCCGCATGAAAGCCAGCAGAAACCCTTGAAGCCGGGCTCCGCGACGGCCCGGCTGGCAGATTACCTGAAGCCCGCGTGAGCCTTGGCATGAGGGGTCAGGAGCCACTCATTGTATTGGTAAGGTAATCGTAGGTGGACTTGAACTTGTCGGTAAACAGCAGCAGCACGGGAATGATGGCAACGGCGATCAGCGCCGCAATCAGACCATATTCGATGGCCGTTGCACCGCTCCTGTCGGCGATAAAGGATTTCAGCAAGTCCCTCATGGGCGATCTTTCACTCCAGCGGCTCTTCCCGCGTGCTCGTGCACAGCGCGAAAATTGTCATCGCATTCCGGGCAAGGCCGGACGATCAGTCAGCAATCATCGCCGGACTTGTAGCCATCCACTATACAGACAGAACCGGGGCTTTTCTGCAAAATGCTGCGGCGAATGACGTAGCGCCTGCCATTTTCGGTTTCCGGGCGTGCCGAGGGATCGGCAGGACGGATGGAGCCGGTCTTGATATTGTCATAGGGGTCGGCAATCGTCGCGGTGGCAAAATGCGCGGCCCCACCGGTGCGCACTGCCAGCATCGGCGTGAGGATCAGCGTCAGGGCAATGGCTGCGGTGCCAAACAACAGCGCAATATTCAGCGCGCCCGTGCGTCGGGACTTGTTTGAGTTGCGTTCTTTCATGCGAACGGCCCTCCAAAAATCCTCGTTGATCATCATAACCT
This region includes:
- a CDS encoding carbon-nitrogen hydrolase family protein; its protein translation is MVIRVAAVQMCSGTDPARNIASMERLVRAAADQGAVYVQTPEMTGALQKNRAGLMEILRREEDDPVVAAAARLSRDCGIFLHIGSTAIDRGDGFIANRGYVFSPEGKRVLSYDKIHMFDVDLDNGESWRESAVYCPGSEVKTASLPFAGLGFAICYDVRFPELFRMQAAAGVELMSLPAAFTRQTGEAHWHVLLRARAIENGLFVIAAAQGGRHEDGRETFGHSLIIDPWGRILAEAGPEGEAVIVANIDIAEVAAARARIPNLRNARDLALAPRVTVANGGTRLDGGEAA
- the grxC gene encoding glutaredoxin 3, whose translation is MADVIIYTRNGCPYCTQAKSLLGSKGADFKEFNASENPAFRQEMIERSGRSTFPQVFVNGQHLGGCDDIHALDRSGKLDPLLSAGA
- a CDS encoding ComF family protein, translated to MVLRAGKAVSDFLYPPICPGCGILNGSHRSLCPFCWSSIRFIEKPYCAVLGMPFSFDPGADAVSPKAIAEPPDFDRLRSVALHENVARVLVHALKYSDRTDLAPMMAGWMCRAGAEELALADLVLPVPLHRFRLFFRRYNQSAELARAVAQQSGRPYLAHGLIRARRTDRQVGLGRRARLENVRGAFKVTEEGKMALAGKRVVLVDDVYTTGATVNAVARTLRRAGARDITVLSFAMAISDLI
- a CDS encoding methyltransferase domain-containing protein, whose translation is MDALFDTDLIGQRRRRALTQPVDGADFLLRLVADELAERLAVVERHFDVAVELHGATGIVGDACLKTGKIGLLRRLELPDAYAGNPDGVEPAPLETLPLGPESVNLILSPLMLHLTNDTPGVLIQARRALKPDGLFLAAIPGAGTLQELKEVLLATEVEISGGASPRVAPFADVRDMGALMQRAGFALPVVDTEPRTVRYASLFPLMRDLRAMGMTNVLTNRSRVPLTRAFFVRAAEIYAERFSDADGRIRATFSVLYASGWAPHESQQKPLKPGSATARLADYLKPA
- a CDS encoding Flp family type IVb pilin, which encodes MRDLLKSFIADRSGATAIEYGLIAALIAVAIIPVLLLFTDKFKSTYDYLTNTMSGS